Proteins from a genomic interval of Rhodothermus marinus:
- a CDS encoding pyruvate dehydrogenase complex dihydrolipoamide acetyltransferase gives MAIPIEMPKMSDTMEEGVLVAWLVEEGQRVSAGDVIAQVETDKATMDLEVYDDGVLLKKVVKEGESVPIGGLIAVLGEEGEDISEILERYSGKKEAPAKAEPTAEAAPAESAPQAEQPARAGDGAPAPAVTAGDGAETRIKASPLARKLAREYGLDLRTIQGTGPEGRIVRRDIEAALARQRPPVEVAAPAPEAAPAPAPAPTPTPAPELPYESVPITPMRRTIARRLAQSKFTAPHFYLTVDVDVEKAVAFRQQLNELAEAQGRPKISFNDLITKACALALRQHPEINASYLEQEGEIRRWKEIHIGIAVALEDGLVTPVIRNADQKGLGQIAEETRALAEKARQRKLQPQEMEGATFTTSNLGMYGIEEFTAIINPPNACILAIGAIRDVPVVKNGMIVPGKRMRLTLSCDHRIVDGATGARFLKTVQQYLEEPLNLLL, from the coding sequence ATGGCAATTCCCATTGAAATGCCCAAGATGAGCGACACGATGGAGGAGGGGGTGCTGGTGGCATGGCTGGTGGAAGAAGGGCAGCGCGTGTCGGCCGGGGACGTGATCGCTCAGGTGGAAACGGATAAAGCAACAATGGACCTCGAAGTGTACGACGACGGGGTCTTGCTGAAGAAAGTGGTCAAAGAGGGCGAGTCGGTCCCCATCGGCGGGCTGATCGCTGTGCTGGGGGAGGAAGGCGAGGATATTTCGGAGATTCTGGAACGCTATAGCGGCAAAAAGGAGGCGCCCGCGAAGGCGGAGCCGACGGCGGAGGCTGCCCCGGCCGAATCGGCGCCACAGGCCGAGCAGCCGGCGCGTGCAGGAGATGGCGCTCCGGCTCCCGCGGTGACGGCCGGCGATGGCGCCGAGACACGCATCAAGGCCTCGCCGCTGGCCCGCAAACTGGCCAGGGAGTACGGACTGGACCTGCGCACCATTCAGGGGACGGGTCCGGAGGGACGCATTGTGCGCCGTGACATCGAGGCAGCGCTGGCCCGTCAGCGTCCGCCCGTCGAGGTGGCCGCACCGGCGCCCGAAGCCGCGCCCGCACCGGCTCCGGCCCCGACGCCCACGCCGGCGCCCGAGCTGCCCTACGAGTCGGTGCCCATTACGCCCATGCGCCGTACGATTGCGCGGCGTCTGGCGCAGAGCAAGTTCACGGCGCCGCACTTCTATCTGACCGTCGACGTGGACGTCGAGAAAGCCGTTGCCTTCCGCCAGCAGCTCAACGAGCTGGCCGAAGCGCAGGGGCGGCCCAAGATCTCCTTCAACGACCTGATCACGAAGGCCTGCGCGCTGGCGCTGCGCCAGCATCCCGAGATCAATGCCTCCTACCTGGAGCAGGAAGGCGAAATCCGGCGCTGGAAAGAGATCCACATCGGGATCGCCGTGGCGCTGGAGGACGGGCTGGTGACGCCGGTCATCCGCAACGCCGACCAGAAGGGGCTGGGCCAGATCGCCGAGGAGACGCGCGCGCTAGCCGAAAAAGCACGCCAGCGCAAACTGCAACCCCAGGAAATGGAAGGGGCGACCTTCACCACGAGCAACCTGGGGATGTACGGGATCGAGGAGTTCACGGCCATCATCAACCCGCCGAACGCCTGCATCCTGGCCATCGGCGCCATCCGCGATGTGCCCGTGGTGAAGAACGGCATGATCGTGCCCGGTAAGCGGATGCGGCTGACGCTCTCGTGCGACCACCGGATCGTCGACGGCGCTACGGGCGCCCGTTTCCTCAAGACCGTTCAGCAGTACCTGGAAGAGCCGCTGAACCTGCTGCTGTAG
- a CDS encoding pyruvate dehydrogenase complex E1 component subunit beta, whose amino-acid sequence MAIMQFREAIRAAMIEEMERDERVFLIGEEVGQYDGAYKVSEGMLKRFGPKRVIDTPISEAGFAGLGIGAAMNGLRPIVEFMTFNFSFVAFDQLVNNAAKIRYMSGGQFKIPIVFRGPNGAAGQLAATHSTSVESIYSYFPGLKVVAPSNPDDAKGLLKSAIRDDDPVIFLESELMYSMRGEVNEDPEYLIPLGKARIAREGEDVTIVAHSKSYWIALEVADRLAEEGYSAEVIDPRTIRPFDFDTVVQSIKKTNRCVIIDESNPFASVSSEVAFQIQQRAFDYLDAPVLRVTAKDTPAPYAKNLIEYYMPSVDAAYEACKKVMYVD is encoded by the coding sequence ATGGCCATCATGCAGTTTCGCGAGGCCATCCGGGCCGCGATGATCGAAGAAATGGAGCGCGACGAGCGCGTCTTTCTCATCGGCGAAGAGGTCGGACAGTACGACGGGGCCTACAAGGTGAGCGAGGGTATGCTCAAGCGCTTCGGCCCCAAGCGGGTGATCGATACCCCGATCAGCGAAGCCGGCTTTGCCGGACTGGGCATCGGCGCCGCAATGAACGGCCTGCGCCCGATCGTGGAATTCATGACGTTCAACTTTTCCTTTGTGGCCTTCGACCAGCTCGTCAACAATGCGGCCAAGATCCGCTACATGTCGGGCGGTCAGTTCAAGATCCCGATCGTTTTCCGAGGACCCAACGGCGCGGCCGGTCAGCTGGCGGCCACGCACAGCACCTCGGTCGAGTCGATCTACTCCTACTTCCCGGGCCTGAAGGTCGTCGCTCCTTCGAATCCGGACGACGCCAAGGGGCTGCTCAAGTCGGCCATCCGGGACGACGACCCGGTGATCTTCCTGGAAAGCGAGCTGATGTACAGCATGCGGGGGGAGGTCAACGAGGATCCGGAATATCTCATCCCGCTCGGAAAGGCCCGTATCGCCCGGGAAGGCGAGGACGTGACGATCGTGGCGCACTCGAAGAGCTACTGGATCGCCCTGGAGGTGGCCGATCGGCTGGCCGAAGAAGGCTACAGCGCCGAGGTGATCGATCCGCGGACGATCCGACCCTTCGACTTCGACACGGTTGTGCAGTCCATCAAAAAGACGAACCGCTGCGTGATCATCGACGAAAGCAATCCGTTTGCCAGCGTCTCGTCGGAAGTGGCCTTCCAGATTCAGCAGCGGGCCTTCGACTACCTGGACGCGCCTGTGCTGCGCGTGACGGCTAAAGACACACCGGCGCCGTATGCGAAGAACCTGATCGAGTACTACATGCCCAGTGTCGACGCGGCCTACGAGGCCTGCAAGAAGGTCATGTACGTGGACTGA